One Camelus dromedarius isolate mCamDro1 chromosome 6, mCamDro1.pat, whole genome shotgun sequence genomic region harbors:
- the SMIM8 gene encoding small integral membrane protein 8 — MSSAPEPPAFKKETPKEKDFGNPGLRGVRTTTLFRAVNPELFIKPNKPVMAFGLITLSLCVAYIGYLHATQENKKDLYEAVDSEGHSYMRRRTSKWD; from the exons ATGTCTTCGGCACCTGAGCctccagcctttaaaaaggagacACCCAAGGAGAAAGACTTTGGAAACCCAGGGCTCAGAGGGGTCCGCACCACAACTTTATTTCGAGCTGTGAATCCAGAGCTCTTTATTAAACCT AACAAACCCGTAATGGCTTTTGGGTTGATAACCCTTTCCCTTTGCGTGGCGTATATTGGTTATCTACATGCAACACAAGAGAATAAGAAGGACCTCTATGAAGCTGTTGACAGTGAGGGGCACAGTTACATGAGGAGGAGAACGTCTAAGTGGGATTAG